One Oryza glaberrima chromosome 11, OglaRS2, whole genome shotgun sequence genomic region harbors:
- the LOC127754780 gene encoding serine/threonine-protein kinase-like protein CCR4: MSVEWMQNAMSSCRCSGGSRRSEVKELGRRPNPSSPPPDLTKFLTLACVVVPCHVHVHPPAPLLLLPPRLLPLRSPMPPPRRHGHGGARLLVFLLPVLLHLRTAASNTLSTFAMAKAESTTIVCALLPSAASPLLVDLNCTEAGGDHERQETYPSSHPFSALAGGDHFLCAVGPSALRAGDVAMRWWDLSKNRTNTPETNGTKDGGGRSKRVYLGPPIQALSSGGYRVCGVLSSGELHCWRWRGLKIPDGLRFVSVAVGDWFVCAIQAARPASIRCFGNDTEAVSSAPEGGSFDVVAAHGRRACALSTSGALSCWGHGAPLVGGGEDEATTGYAALALGADGVCGLRTNGTIRCFGDGVAPPPDSLAGFQYVDVQAHGSVFCGVLMANYSLVCWGGHEFNATNRLVFDRVLPGPCVTMSSCRCGVLPGSANLCASGRCICVDCAFELNVATPNASSLGPGPGKSSSKRSRIIWVAVAAGAFLVLLVALQFALLMWCRRRRRRGRGGQADQAAAMSLMLPRHGSSKGPGSVVEHFALEALQAATDGFSDERRIGSGSFGSVYRGTLTDGREVAIKRAEDQAKSSSSAARPARRRDRETAFNSELTALARANHKNIVCLLGCCADAGERVLVYEYMANGTLHDQLHGRSPMAPPVSAWRGRLTIALDAARGIEYMHVYAVPNIIHRDIKSANILLDDSWTAKIADFGLSSILDPATAAAAAGGGGGGGEGSSSRPLYTGGTVGYMDPEYYRMQHLTDKSDVYSFGVVLLELMSGCRVVQRYAESVTPKNVVEFAVPHILADEVPRVLDPRLPPPTPHEADALAYVGYLAADCVGPVGCDRPSMTEVVDALERALAACAAASLSRSGTVTGAGRRALSRSGTDQFDLTDTD, encoded by the coding sequence atgaGTGTGGAGTGGATGCAAAATGCAATGAGCAGCTGCAGATGCAGTGGTGGTAGTAGAAGAAGTGAGGTGAAGGAGCTGGGTAGGAGACCAAAtccatcatcaccaccacctgACCTCACCAAATTCCTCACACTAGCTTGTGTGGTGGTGCCTTGCCATGTCCATGTCCACCCACCTGCCCCCTTGCTTCTTCTcccacctcgcctcctcccgctgcgctctccgatgccgccgcctcgccgccatggccatggtGGTGCCCGCCTCCTCGTGTTCTTGCTGCCGGTGCTGCTCCACctgcggacggcggcgtcgaacaccttgtccACCTTCGCCATGGCCAAGGCGGAGTCCACGACGATAGTGTGCGCGCTGCtgccgtcggcggcgtcgccgctgcTCGTGGACCTCAATTGcacggaggccggcggcgaccacgagCGGCAGGAGACGTACCCGTCGTCGCACCCCTTCTCCGCgcttgccggcggcgaccacttCCTCTGCGCCGTCGGCCCGTCGGCGCtccgcgccggcgacgtcgcgaTGCGGTGGTGGGATCTGTCCAAGAACCGGACGAACACGCCGGAGACGAACGGGACGAAGGATGGTGGCGGGAGGTCGAAGAGGGTGTATCTCGGCCCGCCGATCCAGGCGCTGTCCTCCGGTGGGTACCGTGTCTGCGGCGTGCTCTCCAGCGGCGAGCTCCACtgctggcggtggcgcgggctgAAGATCCCCGACGGGCTCCGGTtcgtctccgtcgccgtcggcgactGGTTCGTGTGCGCCATccaggcggcgcggccggcgtccATCCGGTGCTTCGGCAACGACACGGAGGCGGTAAGCTCGGCGCCGGAGGGCGGGAGCTTCGACGTGGTCGCCGCGCACGGCCGCCGCGCGTGCGCGCTGTCCACGTCCGGCGCGCTCTCGTGCTGGGGCCACGGCGCGCCgctggtgggcggcggcgaggacgaggccACCACCGGGTACGCGGCGCTGGCATTGGGCGCCGACGGCGTCTGCGGGCTGCGCACCAACGGCACCATCCGCTGcttcggcgacggcgtggcgccgccgccggacagcCTCGCGGGGTTCCAGTACGTCGACGTCCAGGCGCACGGGAGCGTCTTCTGTGGCGTCCTCATGGCGAACTACTCCCTCGTCTGCTGGGGCGGGCACGAGTTCAACGCCACCAACCGCCTGGTGTTCGACCGCGTCCTCCCGGGCCCGTGCGTGACCATGTCGTCGTGCAGGTGCGGCGTCCTGCCGGGCTCGGCCAACCTCTGCGCCTCCGGCCGCTGCATCTGCGTGGACTGCGCGTTCGAGCTCAACGTCGCCACGCCCAACGCGTCGTCGCTCGGCCCTGGCCCCGGCAAGAGCAGCAGCAAGCGGAGCAGGATCATctgggtcgccgtcgccgcgggcgCGTTCCTCGTGCTGCTCGTGGCATTGCAGTTCGCGCTGCTCATGtggtgtcgccggcggcggcggcgcggcaggggcgggcAGGCGGACCAAGCGGCGGCGATGTCGCTGATGCTGCCGCGGCATGGGTCGAGCAAGGGGCCGGGCAGCGTGGTGGAGCATTTCGCCCTGGAGGCGCTCCAGGCGGCGACGGACGGGTTCTCCGACGAGCGGCGGATCGGGTCGGGGAGCTTCGGGTCGGTGTACCGCGGCACGCTGACCGACGGGCGGGAGGTGGCGATCAAGCGCGCCGAGGACCAGGCGAAGTcgtcgagctcggcggcgaggccggcgcggcggcgcgacaggGAGACGGCGTTCAACTCGGAGCTCACCGCGCTGGCGCGCGCCAACCACAAGAACATCGTGTGCCTCCTCGGCTGctgcgccgacgccggcgagcgcgtGCTGGTGTACGAGTACATGGCGAACGGCACCCTCCACGACCAGCTCCACGGCCGGAGCCCCATGGCGCCGCCGGTgtcggcgtggcgcggccgcCTCACCATCGCGCTCGACGCGGCGCGCGGCATCGAATACATGCACGTCTACGCCGTGCCCAACATCatccaccgcgacatcaagTCGGCCAACATCCTGCTCGACGACTCGTGGACGGCCAAGATCGCCGACTTCGGCCTCTCCTCCATCCTagatccggccaccgccgccgccgccgccggcggcggcggcggcggcggcgaggggagcagCTCGAGGCCGCTGTACACGGGCGGCACGGTGGGGTACATGGACCCGGAGTACTACCGGATGCAGCACCTGACGGACaagagcgacgtgtacagcttcggggTGGTGCTCCTGGAGCTCATGTCCGGGTGCCGCGTCGTGCAGCGCTACGCCGAGAGCGTGACGCCCAAGAACGTGGTGGAGTTCGCCGTGCCGCACATCCTCGCCGACGAGGTGCCGCGGGTGCTCGAcccgcgcctcccgccgccgacgccgcacgAGGCCGACGCGCTCGCCTACGTCGGCTACCTCGCCGCCGACTGCGTCGGCCCCGTCGGCTGCGACCGCCCGTCCATGACCGAGGTCGTCGACGCCCTGgagcgcgccctcgccgcctgcgccgccgcgtcgctctcCCGCTCCGGCaccgtcaccggcgccggccgccgcgccctctccCGCTCCGGGACAGACCAGTTTGACCTCACTGACACTGACTAG
- the LOC127754781 gene encoding probable non-inhibitory serpin-Z9, whose amino-acid sequence MQVSSYLRRALRRPPFPAGDANHRRLSSAPAPMPEAPAEAMPPPPMPTRPWGEALAAAQRAFCLPLAGRVLAAAGTGNAAVSAPAVHVSLALAAGGARGATRRQVLQALGCGGGGRGGAADAANVASRVVKRVLRDRSTSGGPRLAFAGGVWADASRSLSPEFVGLAGNVYGSAAKKADFKNKPEDAPDQINSWVKDSTKGTVTTLLPAGTIDQNTGLVLGSALYFRGRWLDRDDLRRTTEQKFYCLDGTSVEVPFVEYDRTRLFAVHDNFKVIKLPYKQGKNERKFSMYIFLPDDHDGLFELTQKIFSEPMFLEQHLPTEKCHVGISVPNFKISFQIDVKDFLKDMGLELPFLREAEFSDMIKEDDSSGPLFLSDVLHKSVLEVDQKGIEETSVSMGLGKPLPAQHFKADHPFFFMIREEVSGTVIFMGHVLDPSSRT is encoded by the exons atgcagGTCTCCTCCTACCTCCGGCGAGCCCTCCGCCGTCCACCCTTCCCCGCCGGTGATGCCAACCACCGGCGGCTCTCCTCGGCCCCCGCGCCGATGCCCGAAGCACCGGCGGAGGCGATGCCACCTCCGCCGATGCCGACGCGACCGTGGGGGGAGGCGCTGGCCGCGGCGCAGCGCGCCTTCTGCCTGCCGCTCGCGGggcgcgtcctcgccgccgcggggacCGGGAACGCGGCCGTGTCCGCCCCCGCCGTCCACGTCTCCCTGGCGCTcgccgcgggcggcgcgcggggcgccACGCGGAGGCAGGTGCTCCAGGCgctcggctgcggcggcggcggccggggcggcgccgccgacgcggccaaCGTGGCGTCCCGCGTCGTGAAGCGCGTCCTCAGGGACCGGTCTACCTCCGGCGGCCCGCGGCTGGCGTTCGCGGGCGGCGTCTGGGCCGACGCATCGAGGAGTCTCTCGCCGGAGTTCGTGGGACTCGCCGGTAATGTGTACGGCTCTGCGGCGAAGAAGGCCGATTTCAAGAACAAG CCGGAAGATGCTCCTGATCAAATTAATTCGTGGGTCAAAGATTCCACAAAAGGTACTGTTACAACACTTCTTCCTGCTGGAACAATTGACCAGAATACAGGACTTGTTCTTGGGAGTGCACTGTACTTTAGGGGCAGATGGCTGGATAGAGATGATTTGCGGAGGACTACTGAACAAAAGTTCTACTGCCTGGATGGAACATCTGTCGAAGTCCCATTTGTGGAATATGACAGAACACGTCTTTTTGCCGTCCATGATAACTTTAAAGTTATTAAGCTTCCTTACAAGCAAGGAAAGAATGAAAGGAAGTTTTCCATGTACATTTTCCTCCCTGATGATCATGATGGCTTGTTTGAATTAACCCAGAAGATTTTCTCTGAACCAATGTTCTTAGAACAACATTTACCAACAGAGAAATGCCATGTGGGTATCTCGGTGCCCAACTTTAAAATATCTTTCCAGATCGATGTAAAGGATTTTCTGAAAGATATGGGGCTTGAACTACCTTTCCTCCGGGAAGCTGAATTCTCTGACATGATCAAGGAAGATGACTCAAGTGGTCCTCTGTTTCTGTCTGATGTACTTCATAAATCGGTTTTGGAGGTTGATCAAAAAGGAATTGAAGAAACTTCAGTATCAATGGGCTTGGGCAAGCCTTTGCCAGCACAACACTTCAAGGCCGACCATCCGTTCTTCTTCATGATTAGGGAGGAGGTCTCTGGAACAGTAATATTCATGGGGCATGTGCTTGACCCTTCATCACGGACATAG
- the LOC127754712 gene encoding uncharacterized protein LOC127754712, with product MAGRYYTPPTPRPPPENMLDVFMDGDAVAIRATITSSHYLTAQFVNKIAHEHHEGGGVLIVGIDTEWREDHEPDDKKCYKVAVLQLFLNHRCLVFQLYQASNEVPRELAEFLADAGVRFVGVGVDGGVR from the coding sequence ATGGCAGGTAGGTACTACACTCCCCCaactcctcgtcctcctcccgaGAACATGCTCGACGTCTTCATGGATGGCGACGCCGTTGCGATCCGCGCCACCATCACGTCGTCGCATTACCTCACCGCCCAGTTCGTCAACAAGATAGCCCACGAGCATcacgagggggggggggtgctcaTAGTCGGTATCGACACGGAGTGGCGCGAGGACCATGAGCCCGACGACAAAAAATGTTACAAGGTTGCTGTGCTCCAGCTCTTTCTCAACCATCGGTGCCTTGTCTTCCAACTCTACCAAGCTAGCAACGAGGTTCCACGCGAGCTCGCGGAGTTCCTCGCCGACGCAGGTGTCCGTTTCGTCGGCGTTGGGGTCGACGGCGGTGTGCGGTGA